From the Leishmania donovani BPK282A1 complete genome, chromosome 30 genome, one window contains:
- a CDS encoding splicing factor 3a, putative, which produces MQTNVLERIRALEADIERCIDSIVQQDLFAASIENERHRILLDHFTLQQVGIVRSTAEKLLDVYLDEDDIVQVQNAPAESPDDIAAAVKEFEAKIADIREYHHIYRDLPPVKDELAVPSPRLLDDVFTVHERYGACFDMDAHYNRYSAFMVHTKTLAEGCATASAEVKKELAPLSPSSVLKWSSMWPGRLDFFSFTKALPQLLLHEVEAHRKIVGFALYKPFVAELLAYLEGFYRRIHPLKPAALERLMADVESDAEKYWASLVEAKAEVTSVTAAAAASTEDEQVDVQNVEDERAEERETGGAAASSSNGQTAAPARIAVENKVACGLAIPPSLRQQVKKFSLWPLPLIEKLIEDVGQASGTSDGAAASTSKYPTSVTDVKTVCLMEAKAAALLQSLLYTTLETTNKSLLRDYSRTLEELENDREVAEQEFLDSLEEVRKNSADTMEGTVAHAAEYNLKLALEDSKGSRRGRHGKASAPAPVSPAPAAPELPLEEEEEQLIGENGEPIPRWLAQLHQLDKMFRCDVCGGTIYKGPKVFREHFGAERHAEGLRRLGVMHRLKSYEGITSIRQVVEMRERLTGGESGFRKRLRDNTDNEEIQDARGHVVTAKEYLRLQQRRR; this is translated from the coding sequence ATGCAGACCAACGTGCTGGAGCGTATCCGGGCATTGGAGGCAGACATCGAGCGCTGCATCGACTCCATCGTGCAACAAGACCTGTTTGCAGCGTCCATCGAAAACGAGAGGCACCGCATTCTGCTCGACCACTTCACTCTGCAGCAGGTTGGAATCGTCCGTTCCACcgcggagaagctgctcgaCGTGTACTtggacgaggacgacatTGTGCAGGTCCAGAATGCGCCGGCGGAGAGCCCCGACGACATCGCGGCAGCTGTAAAGGAGTTCGAGGCGAAGATCGCCGACATCCGCGAGTATCACCACATCTACCGCGATCTGCCACCCGTAAAGGATGAGCTCGCCGTGCCTAGCCCAAGGCTGCTCGATGACGTCTTCACCGTCCACGAACGCTACGGGGCCTGCTTCGATATGGACGCGCACTACAACCGCTACAGCGCCTTTATGGTGCACACAAAGACGCTGGCGGAGGGGTGTGCTACGGCGTCGGCGGAAGTAAAGAAGGAGCTGGccccgctgtcgccgtcctcAGTTCTCAAGTGGTCGTCGATGTGGCCTGGTCGTTTGGACTTTTTCAGCTTCACaaaggcgctgccgcagctgctgcttcacgaGGTCGAGGCACACCGCAAGATTGTAGGCTTTGCCCTCTACAAGCCCTTTGttgcggagctgctcgccTACCTGGAGGGCTTCTACCGTCGCATCCATCCTCTTAAGCCAGCTGCGTTGGAGCGTCTCATGGCGGATGTGGAGAGTGATGCGGAGAAGTACTGGGCGTCCCTTGTGGAGGCCAAGGCAGAGGTTACGagcgtgacggcggcggcggccgcatccACTGAGGATGAGCAAGTTGATGTGCAAAATGTAGAAGACGAGcgagcggaggagagggagacaggcggtgcagcagcgtcgtcgtccaATGGccagacggcagcgccggcgcgcatTGCGGTCGAGAACAAGGTTGCCTGCGGACTTGCGATCCCGCCATCGCTGCGACAGCAAGTCAAAAAATTTAGCCTGTGGCCGTTGCCCTTGATAGAGAAGCTGATAGAGGACGTGGGACAGGCGAGCGGCACCTctgacggtgccgcggcgtcgacgtccAAGTACCCCACAAGCGTCACCGACGTGAAGACGGTGTGCCTCATGGAGGCCAAGGCCGCCGCTCTGCTGCAGTCGCTCCTCTACACCACTTTGGAGACGACCAACAAGTCGCTTTTGCGCGACTACAGCCGCACCTTAGAGGAGCTGGAGAATGACCGCGAGGTGGCCGAGCAAGAATTCCTCGACTCattggaggaggtgcgcaagAACTCGGCAGACACGATGGAGGGTACCGTGGCCCACGCGGCGGAGTATAACTTGAAGCTCGCTCTCGAGGACAGCAAAGGCAGTCGCCGTGGCCGGCACGGAAAGGCGAGTGCGCCGGCGCCCGTCTCGCCAGCCCCGGCTGCACCAGAGCTGCCGTtagaggaggaagaggaacaGCTGATCGGTGAAAACGGCGAGCCCATTCCCCGCTGGCTCGCACAGCTGCATCAGCTGGACAAGATGTTCCGCTGCGACGTGTGCGGTGGCACTATCTACAAGGGCCCGAAGGTGTTTCGCGAGCACTTTGGCGCGGAGCGCCACGCGGAGggtctgcgccgcctcggcgtgATGCACCGCCTGAAGAGCTACGAAGGTATCACTTCCATTCGACAAGTGGTCGAGATGCGGGAGCGGCTCACcgggggagagagcggctTTCGAAAACGACTGCGAGACAACACCGACAACGAGGAAATCCAAGATGCTCGCGGCCACGTGGTGACAGCAAAGGAGTATcttcgcctgcagcagcgtcggcgctga
- a CDS encoding phosphatidylinositol kinase, putative, whose protein sequence is MSDAAAATAAAEAATTARTENPVAVCPATPPPTNCIGSVWLGVYDRVSHTRFRIHIEDPVFLCILSNAVVPAAESDGSLPFEIQEFVEYLDAYERERLRQAYAARRGPNNSGGAVGSGRCGVHGDPAAAAATAGSCGAGGAVSGSGAIYSGVSGIPSMCCLNSCSPAGGPVPRKLEETLRETLSENSDFFFRVSSVAYHLDPNPQGASACTSASASAGSGVMGNAGVGARSPRRGEGLASAAAGGVASLLTNTIAAASATGPPPRRNYSVHSGYSAAFHLCGRLFADVYRDHCRALAQKIASGFSGLRVEDCVKFRKAVWSGFHLKALEPYRSGARSESNLELRWVSEKIKDDQHLFPSRGVAPQQQSSHVSRLVDATLSYVANARLRGRPSSSVGGNANSSTGGNGAAGAGGAGAAGKGGGGAAARATVGSVAEENELNTFGLTKLLHNPSWQKDDESSDSCPSCGRAFISLSRPLGTRAHHCRSCGIRLCVFCITKRAHYSFAKLAKPGSSDEAEERLVCDTCYKEYETVSQLHYLGALFAFAGLGFSDLVLCRTVNEQWREAAELCISEYRLLLHNCDADLHSVKTPVGILLQNSLFLLLGDGPTSSIPVVHHPEAALLLLKFIATENLWVPDASYYFIWRLSSSVLNRADTVLTSLPSLSSSAASAVESKHHSFQLPVVPNFSHWHLFCTAFCSKIGSSYFFVKCAELLCAAPTKVYDAYVASALERMTRVYLSTTALWKRLAEANQATAASFAARTSSPPTTAPLPLPMLSDVTEGQVVTVWLLDMLHKDALVPAQRRRFQQLLEQVIPTVAGSSLSLVFIMLLSLQSTYSYYGYDEDLFGLWRTRIVAEVGRKDPVARDRVVATLDFFHELDRFCAQSSVVSQTSVVGWIVAYCRRCTPKAPASATGAPGEATTPSARRGYHHSYIDLPHPILNPFKPYIVLKSIRLSGVKVAPNAASKPTWLAFSTWSAAEHLERDTTTAAKNFGGHTLPTGESHAERSGEGREKGTGAAPTYPSTKTSAPVTSPVAAVNGVSPELLHDSLPQECMFLYKRENVERDQLMCISSRLLQMLLSSEIGNAEMLDYSVLPLSCDSGLIEKAEGRELSNLDNMDIASYVLQRGTRSCINFLASAKLFLLLNYIFSIGDRHKGNVLIGTNGALLHIDFRFIFSEKTFVEKLARSTVRIDDAFLAAVEQCQQRQCPCFAGPSPAAASSYARGCTSPPGSPGSGGCGSSASPTKAPEPSSAEIREAFFSSAAEWFVHVRPFAAVFYELWLYAVHRHTVPYNDAEMLNMLNTLFDRHASQTSSASKFSTTMKESVNVCRLKDVTHSSAEVLRTFADQVSRRVSESSVDAMKMMGSMWSSWWSRGG, encoded by the coding sequence atgagcgacgccgcagcagcaaccgccgcggcggaagCCGCTACTACCGCCCGCACCGAGAACCCCGTTGCCGTCTGCCCGGCGACCCCGCCTCCGACAAACTGCATCGGTTCTGTATGGCTTGGCGTCTACGACCGTGTGAGTCACACGCGCTTTCGCATCCACATTGAGGATCCAGTCTTTCTCTGCATTCTGAGCAACGCGGTCGTCCCGGCTGCTGAGTCGGACGGCTCGCTGCCCTTTGAGATCCAGGAGTTTGTGGAGTATCTGGACGCGTACGAGCGAGAGCGACTGCGGCAAGCGTACGCAGCGCGACGTGGGCCgaacaacagcggcggcgccgttggtAGCGGAAGGTGTGGCGTGCATGGcgaccccgccgccgctgctgcgacggcaggATCGTGTGGCGCGGGAGGTGCAGTATCAGGCTCCGGTGCCATCTACAGCGGGGTTTCCGGTATTCCTTCCATGTGCTGCCTCAACAGTTGCTCGCCAGCCGGCGGTCCGGTGCCGCGCAAGctcgaggagacgctgcggGAGACTCTGAGCGAGAACTCGGACTTCTTTTTCCGCGTGTCGAGTGTGGCGTATCACCTCGACCCGAACCCGCAAGGCGCCTCAGCGTGCACGTCCGCCTCGGCAAGTGCGGGGTCTGGCGTGATGGGCAacgctggcgtcggcgcccgCTCTCCCAGGAGAGGCGAAGGTCTCGCGTCAGCTGCGGCgggcggcgtggcgtcgctcCTCACTAAcaccatcgctgccgcctcggcgacagggccgccgccaaggcgCAACTACTCCGTGCACAGCGGCTACAGTGCCGCTTTCCACCTGTGTGGTCGTCTCTTCGCGGACGTCTACCGGGATCACTGCCGCGCGCTGGCGCAAAAGATCGCGTCTGGGTTCTCTGGCCTGCGCGTCGAGGACTGCGTGAAGTTCCGCAAGGCGGTGTGGTCCGGCTTTCATCTGAAGGCGCTCGAGCCTTACCGTTCTGGTGCCCGCTCCGAGTCGAACCTTGAGCTGCGCTGGGTCAGCGAGAAGATCAAGGATGACCAGCACCTTTTCCCTTCACGCGGCGTagccccgcagcagcagagctcGCATGTGTCTCGACTCGTCGACGCGACACTGTCTTACGTCGCCAACGCGCGCCTTCGCGGGAGACCCAGTAGCAGCGTTGGCGGCAAcgccaacagcagcaccggtggCAACGGAGCCGCAGGTGCAGGTggagccggcgctgcgggcaaggggggcggcggcgctgccgcccgtgCGACCgtcggcagcgtcgcagAGGAGAACGAGCTGAACACGTTCGGCCTCACGAAGCTGTTGCACAACCCGAGCTGGCAAAAGGACGATGAGTCGTCCGACTCGTGCCCGAGCTGCGGGCGCGCCTTTATCAGCCTCTCGCGCCCCCTCGGCACCCGCGCacaccactgccgcagctgcggcattCGCCTGTGTGTCTTCTGCATCACAAAGCGGGCCCACTACTCCTTCGCGAAGCTGGCGAAGCCCGGCAGCTccgacgaggcggaggagcgccTCGTCTGCGACACCTGCTACAAGGAATACGAAACCGTCAGCCAGCTGCACTACCTGGGGGCCCTCTTCGCGTTCGCCGGGCTGGGATTCAGCGACTTGGTGCTCTGCCGCACCGTGAATGAGCAGTGgcgcgaggcggcagagctgtGCATCAGCGAGTATCGACTGCTTCTGCACAACTGCGACGCTGACCTGCACTCTGTCAAGACACCGGTCGGCATTCTGCTCCAGAACAgcctctttctccttctcgGGGACGGCCCGACGTCGTCCATCCCGGTCGTCCATCACCCGGAGGCggccttgctgctgctgaagttCATTGCAACGGAGAATCTGTGGGTGCCGGATGCGTCTTATTACTTCATTTGGCGCCTGAGCAGCTCAGTGCTGAATCGCGCAGATACGGTTCTGACGAGTCTGCCCAGTCTGTCTTCGTCGGCTGCTTCAGCGGTGGAGTCGAAGCACCACTCGTTTcagctgccggtggtgcCCAATTTCAGCCATTGGCACCTCTTCTGCACCGCTTTTTGCTCTAAGATCGGCTCGAGCTACTTTTTTGTGAAGTGTGCGGAGCTACTGTGTGCCGCGCCGACGAAGGTGTACGACGCCTACGTGGCCAGCGCTCTGGAGCGCATGACGCGCGTGTACCTaagcacgacggcgctgtggaAGCGCCTGGCAGAGGCGAATCaagccaccgccgcttccttTGCTGCAcggacgtcgtcgccgcctacgacggcgccgcttccCCTGCCAATGTTGTCAGACGTGACGGAGGGGCAGGTGGTGACGGTGTGGCTGCTGGATATGCTGCACAAGGATGCACTGGTgcccgcgcagcgccgccgctttcaGCAGTTACTCGAACAGGTCATTCCGACCGTGGCAGGCTCGAGCCTTTCCCTGGTGTTCATCATGCTCCTGTCGCTGCAGTCCACCTACTCGTACTACGGCTACGACGAGGACCTGTTCGGCCTGTGGCGGACGCGCATTGTGGCGGAGGTGGGACGCAAGGACCCTGTGGCGCGCGACCGCGTCGTGGCGACACTCGACTTCTTTCACGAGCTCGACCGCTTCTGCGCGCAGTCATCGGTCGTGAGCCAGACATCTGTGGTGGGCTGGATCGTCGCCTACTGCAGACGCTGCACACCCAAGGCACCTGCatccgccaccggcgccccGGGTGAGGCGACCACGCCCTCGGCACGGCGAGGCTATCACCACTCCTACATTGATCTCCCACATCCGATACTAAACCCGTTCAAGCCGTACATTGTGCTCAAGTCGATTCGTCTCTCTGGCGTCAAGGTGGCGCCGAACGCGGCGAGCAAGCCCACGTGGCTCGCATTCAGCACTTGGTCAGCCGCCGAGCACCTTGAGCGCGacacgacgacggcggccaagAACTTTGGTGGACATACTCTGCCGACAGGGGAGTCACACGCGGAGCGAAGCGGCGAGGGGCGAGAGAAAGGCACCGGAGCGGCACCAACGTATCCCTCTACCAAAACCTCTGCACCTGTCACGAGCCCGGTGGCCGCAGTGAACGGCGTCTCGCCGGAGTTGCTCCACGACTCTTTGCCGCAGGAATGCATGTTCCTCTACAAGCGCGAGAACGTCGAGCGTGATCAGCTCATGTGCATCTCGTCCCGCTTGCTGCAGATGCTCCTGTCGAGTGAGATAGGGAACGCGGAGATGCTGGACTACagtgtgctgccgctctcgtgCGACTCGGGGCTTATtgagaaggcggaggggcgcGAGCTGTCGAACCTGGACAATATGGACATCGCCAGCTACGTGCTGCAACGCGGCACGCGAAGCTGCATCAACTTTCTCGCCTCCGCAAAGTTGTTTCTTCTTTTAAACTACATTTTCAGCATCGGCGACCGGCACAAGGGAAACGTGCTGATCGGCACGaacggtgcgctgctgcacataGATTTCCGCTTTATCTTTTCTGAGAAAACGTTTGTGGAGAAGCTGGCGCGATCCACAGTGCGCATCGACGACGCCTTCCTGGCTGCCGTGGAGCAgtgtcagcagcggcaatgCCCGTGCTTTGCCGGGCCGTCACCAGCGGCCGCTTCATCATATGCTCGGGGCTGCACTTCACCGCCCGGGTCCCCTGGGAGTGGCGGCTGTGGTTCATCTGCGAGTCCGACGAAGGCACCCGAGCCCTCGTCCGCCGAGATCCGCGAGGCTTTTTTCAGCTCCGCGGCGGAGTGGttcgtgcacgtgcgccccttcgccgccgtcttctACGAGCTCTGGCTCTACGCcgtgcaccgccacacaGTCCCGTACAACGACGCCGAGATGCTGAATATGCTGAACACGCTCTTTGACCGTCACGCGTCGCAAACTTCGAGTGCGAGCAAGTTCAGCACGACCATGAAGGAATCCGTGAATGTGTGTCGCCTCAAGGACGTAACGCACTCCAGTGCtgaggtgctgcgcacctTCGCTGACCAGGTGTCGCGGAGAGTATCGGAGAGCAGCGTGGACGCCATGAAGATGATGGGGAGTATGTGGAGTAGTTGGTGGTCGCGCGGAGGAtga